In Ananas comosus cultivar F153 linkage group 10, ASM154086v1, whole genome shotgun sequence, the sequence tatatatatatatagatatatgcaCAATGGAATTGTAAGGCTAACTTATATATGCTATCACCTAATTATAAGGAATCAAAGTGAGTTTGCTTCATGTATAGTTGTTATTACTAGTTGAAGTAATGTAGGAGATTGAAATACACATTATCACCTAATATTCCATTTATGGTGCCAAAGGAATCTCTACTAATTAAGAACATTAGAGCTACCAAATAGATGATTTAATCAAAACACTTTCTATTGAAAACTAACATAAGTTAAAGGagaattttgtttttatatagGCTCCGTTTGAAATTGCAGAAAGATCGCGTTACGTGATCGAGGTGAAAAAATACCATGAGCAAATAATCTATTTATTTTCGCACGTGATATCCTGTTTTGCATATTGCGAGTCGAttacaacataatttttataattccaCTGAAAAACGTAAAAGCATATATCGTCATACACTTTTGccccaactctattttatctaccaaacgggcccttagtaTACCAAATTCCGGGGACTATGTCTGCCGGCATATTTGATAAGAACATTCGAGcacaatttaaatataaattttggttGTTTATTCTCACTCACAAAATACTCTAATAACAATCAAAAAGACAGAAATGGATTCTCTAATATGCTGGGGTgcttttaatagcaccaaatactagcttgttagattatactcctttgaatatttttactcgttagattatactattcaaccaaccatcaaCTCAACTCTAGAAGATCATTATCGTCCTAATCACACATTTTTTTGGTTCACGGACTGAAAAATCTAATAATACTAATGACTTGGCGTTATTAGAAGCAGTTCAATCTAATTTTCTCTAATATAGTAAAGATATTTGATTggatattattattcttatacaaaatattaaaaaagattgAGCTTGGTGGCCGCTCAGAAGATactcttttcatttcttttcttttgcttttttttttaaaacaaaataaaaatttattctagACCAACTTCTTTGACCATGTccctcaataataataataataatgataataataaaaaaattagattccTTCCTTTTTGTCCTCTATAAATACATCCTCCCtctccaaaaaaacaaaaaaaaaaaagagaaaacacacGCAAATTACGCAAACATGACACTCCCTCTCCTCCACACCCTCGCGTCCCTCCTCGTCACGTGCTCCCGCCGCGTGTCACGTGCGGCGCGCCGGCTCCGCCCGGGCCCACCGCACTTGCTCCCCCGATTCCTCGGCCCGCGCCGCAGAAAGATCGCCGCGGATAATCATAATCGCCGCCAAAAActcgccgaggaggaggagcagcagcagtgctacggcgaggaggaggcggagggggagggggagggggagggggtgtGGCGCAGGGCGATACTGATGGGGGAGAAATGCCAGCCGTTGGATTTCTCGGGCGTGATCTACTACGACTCCGACGGGCGCAGGCTCGACGCCGCGCCCGCCCCGCGCTCCCCGGTTCGGGTGACTCCTCTTCCTCTCGCGGGTTCACAACGGGTCG encodes:
- the LOC109716542 gene encoding uncharacterized protein LOC109716542, with the protein product MIIIKKLDSFLFVLYKYILPLQKNKKKKEKTHANYANMTLPLLHTLASLLVTCSRRVSRAARRLRPGPPHLLPRFLGPRRRKIAADNHNRRQKLAEEEEQQQCYGEEEAEGEGEGEGVWRRAILMGEKCQPLDFSGVIYYDSDGRRLDAAPAPRSPVRVTPLPLAGSQRVASLVNG